A stretch of Dasania marina DSM 21967 DNA encodes these proteins:
- the ybgF gene encoding tol-pal system protein YbgF, translated as MPKHAPSKAVLLSSAAFLFMSSAFAQVPVIDASISHQAVPVAATSAQPQMGNAQSQGELFYQLQLLQEEMRMLRGMVEEQGHQLERFKQQSTERYIDVDKRLGSLIANDNAAPEQANSTATVTALNDKPAGVGEKDAYDVAYSLVPKRQYTQAITAFHSFLLDFPDGKYAPNAYYWLGELYLVVKPADLEASRQSFTQLLELYPRHPKEADAMYKLGTVYFLKDNKEKSRLWLEKVVAQYGKGVNSAADKARDFLRDRF; from the coding sequence ATGCCAAAGCATGCCCCCTCCAAAGCCGTGCTGCTTAGCAGCGCGGCTTTTCTGTTTATGTCATCTGCGTTTGCGCAGGTGCCAGTGATCGATGCCTCTATCAGCCATCAAGCAGTGCCTGTTGCGGCTACGTCTGCGCAGCCACAGATGGGCAATGCGCAATCGCAGGGTGAGTTGTTTTACCAGCTGCAACTGCTGCAAGAAGAAATGCGTATGCTGCGCGGCATGGTGGAAGAGCAAGGTCATCAGCTGGAGCGTTTTAAGCAGCAGTCCACGGAGCGCTATATCGATGTCGATAAGCGTTTGGGTAGCCTAATTGCTAATGACAACGCAGCGCCTGAACAAGCTAATAGCACAGCAACGGTAACGGCGTTAAATGACAAGCCCGCCGGTGTAGGCGAGAAGGATGCTTACGATGTTGCCTACAGCTTGGTGCCTAAGCGCCAGTATACTCAGGCGATTACCGCATTCCATAGTTTTTTGCTGGATTTCCCCGATGGTAAATATGCCCCCAATGCCTATTACTGGCTGGGTGAGCTTTATCTAGTGGTTAAACCCGCTGATCTAGAAGCCTCTAGGCAATCTTTCACCCAGTTGCTAGAGCTTTACCCCAGGCATCCTAAAGAAGCGGATGCCATGTATAAGCTGGGTACTGTGTATTTCTTGAAAGACAACAAAGAGAAATCACGGCTATGGTTAGAAAAGGTGGTGGCCCAATACGGCAAGGGTGTGAACTCGGCAGCCGATAAAGCCAGAGATTTTCTTCGCGACAGGTTCTAA
- the queC gene encoding 7-cyano-7-deazaguanine synthase QueC → MTGLDTKDSAGKRAVILVSGGLDSATVLAMARAEDYACYTLAFDYGQRTQAELVASEQLSQQMGAVEHKVIKMDLSSIGGSALTDTSIAMPECGGEGIPVTYVPARNTVFLSIALGWAEVLQCHDIFIGVNAVDYSGYPDCRPEYIAAFETLANLATKAGVEGQRLTIRTPLMSLSKSDIISKGLALAVDYGLTVSCYQSNDLGEACGHCDSCHLRREGFERLGVTDPTRYMN, encoded by the coding sequence ATGACAGGTTTAGATACAAAAGACAGCGCAGGAAAAAGAGCAGTAATACTCGTCTCCGGCGGCTTGGACTCAGCCACCGTATTAGCCATGGCTAGGGCCGAAGACTATGCCTGCTATACCCTGGCCTTTGATTATGGCCAACGCACTCAGGCGGAGCTAGTGGCCTCAGAGCAGCTATCGCAGCAAATGGGTGCGGTAGAGCATAAAGTAATTAAGATGGATTTAAGTAGCATAGGCGGCTCGGCCTTAACCGATACCTCTATCGCTATGCCCGAGTGTGGCGGTGAAGGTATACCCGTCACCTATGTACCGGCCCGCAACACGGTGTTTTTATCCATAGCCTTGGGTTGGGCCGAGGTGTTACAGTGCCACGATATTTTTATAGGGGTGAATGCGGTAGATTACTCTGGCTACCCTGATTGCCGCCCAGAATACATCGCTGCCTTTGAAACTCTGGCCAACTTGGCTACTAAGGCAGGGGTAGAAGGGCAAAGGCTGACGATACGCACGCCACTGATGAGTCTCAGCAAATCAGACATCATTAGCAAAGGTTTGGCGCTGGCTGTTGATTACGGACTGACCGTATCCTGCTACCAGTCTAACGACCTAGGTGAGGCCTGCGGTCACTGTGATAGCTGCCATTTGCGCAGAGAAGGTTTTGAGCGCCTAGGTGTAACGGACCCCACACGCTACATGAA
- the queE gene encoding 7-carboxy-7-deazaguanine synthase QueE: MTDLRLTEIFYSLQGETRTAGLATVFVRLTGCPLRCGYCDTAYAFHGGEKWTQARILAEVASYKPRYVTVTGGEPLAQKNCWPLLKALCDQGYEVSLETSGSISTEGVDDRVVKVVDLKTPGSQEVGRNDYQNIQRLNRHDQVKFVICNREDYDWARFKIDEYQLLSKVDDVLFSPSFGEIEATALANWIVEDNLPVRFQLQLHKLLWDDAAGH, encoded by the coding sequence ATGACTGACCTACGTCTTACTGAAATCTTCTATTCACTGCAGGGTGAAACCCGCACCGCAGGCCTAGCTACCGTATTTGTACGCCTTACCGGCTGCCCTCTGCGTTGTGGCTACTGTGATACCGCCTATGCCTTTCACGGTGGTGAGAAGTGGACACAAGCGCGTATCTTGGCCGAGGTGGCCAGCTACAAGCCGCGCTATGTCACCGTAACGGGCGGCGAGCCCCTAGCACAAAAAAACTGTTGGCCGCTGCTCAAGGCCTTGTGCGATCAGGGCTATGAAGTCTCGCTGGAAACCAGCGGCTCTATAAGCACCGAGGGCGTAGACGACAGAGTGGTGAAAGTGGTGGATTTAAAAACACCGGGCTCACAAGAGGTAGGGCGCAATGATTACCAGAACATACAGCGCCTCAATCGTCACGATCAGGTTAAATTTGTTATTTGTAATCGCGAAGATTACGACTGGGCTAGATTTAAAATCGACGAATATCAGTTGCTTAGTAAGGTGGACGATGTTTTATTCTCGCCCAGTTTTGGCGAAATAGAGGCCACAGCGCTGGCCAACTGGATAGTTGAAGACAATTTACCAGTACGGTTTCAACTGCAACTACACAAACTTTTATGGGATGACGCAGCAGGGCACTAA
- the pal gene encoding peptidoglycan-associated lipoprotein Pal: MNTKKLLIAFFSCALMVGCASNQTDDSDQAAAAAAAAKAAAEQQAADAAAKAKAAAEAKAKADAMANLKTVFYFEFDQATLSADTRANLDAQAAFLKGGNSKLRLEGHADERGTRDYNMALGERRANAIANYLIVNGVERYRIEVISYGEERPLASGSDAASYAKNRRVELK, translated from the coding sequence ATGAATACAAAAAAATTATTGATAGCCTTTTTCTCATGCGCTTTGATGGTTGGTTGTGCGTCTAACCAGACGGATGATAGTGACCAAGCTGCTGCTGCCGCTGCTGCCGCTAAAGCCGCCGCTGAACAACAAGCTGCTGATGCTGCTGCAAAAGCGAAAGCCGCTGCCGAAGCAAAAGCGAAAGCTGACGCCATGGCGAACCTAAAAACCGTTTTCTACTTTGAGTTTGACCAAGCAACCTTATCTGCTGATACCCGTGCTAATTTAGATGCACAGGCTGCTTTCTTAAAAGGTGGCAACAGCAAGCTTCGTCTAGAAGGTCACGCTGATGAGCGCGGTACTCGCGATTACAACATGGCATTAGGTGAGCGTCGTGCTAACGCCATTGCTAACTACCTGATTGTTAACGGTGTTGAGCGTTACCGTATAGAAGTAATTAGCTACGGTGAAGAGCGTCCATTAGCGAGTGGTAGCGATGCTGCTTCTTATGCTAAAAACCGTCGCGTAGAACTTAAGTAA